CTCTCTGCCTGCCTTTCGTCACTGAAGCATGGCAGATCTACATCTTGATCTTCTTGCTTCAATCAGCTTCGGCCGCATTCACCCCCACTTTCTCGGCCACGATCCCCGCAGTCTTGCCTGATGAGAATGAGTACACCCAAGCGCTTTCACTCTCTCGTCTCGCCTATGACCTGGAATCACTGATCAGCCCGATACTGGCTGCAGCACTGCTGACCATCACTGGTTTTCATAATCTGTTTTTTGGCACGTTTGTTGGGTTCATTGCCTCTGCTGGGTTGGTCATAACAACTCACATTCCTGCCACTGCACCCTCATCGATAGAGAAATTTCACGACAGACTCACTCATGGGTGGCGGCTCTTCTGGTCAACTGCTGAATTGCGTGGCCTGATAGGGATGAATCTTGTTGTTGCCGCAGTCACGCCCTTGGTGATCGTCAACACTGTCGTTCTGGTGCGAGCCGAACTTGGTAGACCACAGCACGATGTTGCGGTGCTTCTGGCAGCGTATGGAGGCGGTTCCATGTTGATCGCACTTAGCATACCGAAGCTGATCAACCGCCTCACAGATCGCAGCATCATGCTTGCTGGAGGCATCTCACTACTTCTGCTTTTGATCGCCGCCGCGGATGCGATCGCTTGGACGACTCATTCTGCCCAATGGGGTGCACTTCTACTGGTGTGGACGCTGATGGGTGCCGCCACCTCGGCTGTGCTTACACCCTCGGCACGAATCCTGCGTAGGAACAGCACGGATGAGAACCGAGCCGCTGTGTTTGCGGCTCAGTTCTCGCTGTCTCATGCATGTTTTTTATTCACTTACCCGCTAGCTGGGGCATTGGGAACGGGTGCGGGGGTCTCGACAACCGCTTTGACACTTGTTCCGCTGGGATTGATCGGTGTGCTTACCGCAGCAGGGATGTGGATGTCTTCATCGGTGGCGAAGTTAGCGGCTAGCTAGCAGCCACATTCTGGTGCAGATCAGCACGATGACGTCGGGCAGTCTTCTGTCAATTAGGTGGTGGCCGGTCACGTCATCACAACCGGCCAGCGGTCAGAACATGTGGCCATGGTGGTATTGCACGATCTCACTGCTCTGTAGGTGCATCCGATGTGCTTTTTAGGAAACAGAGCTGCTCGTGGTGCATTCGGCGGCTTGTTGGCTGGCGTCTTGGCGAGCGCGCGACAGCCAACGGCGAGCAGTGCGGTCAGCGACATGGTGGCCTAGGTGCGACATAGCTTCCTGGACGTGACGACCTGTCGCGGCATCGCCGTACAGATCGAGAACTTTTGCAGCGACGGTGCTGATTTCTTTGTCGCTGTCCGCAACGACAAACTGTGGCACCCAGCCAGAACCTGCGAGTGCCAGCTGAGGGGCTGTTTGGGGTGTATTTTCAGCGTCTTCGTTAGGGGCGAAGGAGGCATGTTTGGTCGTGGCCAAGGCAGGTAGTGAGTCAACAGCTGCGACCTGGCGCATCGCGGATGCGAGTGCTGCTTGATCCAAGTTGGGTTGACTCCGGCAAAGGCGTAGGTAGATGGCCTCCAGGCGGGCGCTAGCTTTGACGCGTTCACGGTTGGTTGCAGATGCGGCGGCCTGCCTTGCAGCTACTGCCACGTCCAGGGTGGCGTTATGGCGGATGCGGTCAGCCCAGGGCCATGCTGCGCGCTCTTCGGCGTCGGCAAGGACGTGGTTGTGCCATAGCCAGGCGGCGATCAGTGGCGCAGCGAATCGGACTGCGATAGCTAGGAACACCGTGATGGAGGTAGCTTTGGGCGCTGCGGTGGTGAAGATTTCGTGAAGGGCGGAGAAAATACCTGTGCCCAGGGCGATAGCCCAGGTTGCAATGAGGTCATTGCGTGCACAGCGGCCGGTGGCGATGGCTTCACGCGCGGACAGCGCTGCGACAACGAAAGCAAGCTCGCAGAAGATGGCCATAGCGATGGCTATTTCAACAGGGAAGTTGAGAGCTTGGATGCCAACGAGGGCGATTCCGTGGGCGGAAAGAACGAGGGGTATCGCGATTGTCAGCACGGTCACGATGAGTACGGTGCGGGATCGTCCGGTGGCTGTTGAGGTAGCTGCCTGTGGTGGCTTGGCGTTTGTCATGGGGACTAGGTCCTTTGGGTTAGCGATGGTTTAGGTATGTATTCGTTGTGTGGCGGCCAGATCCAGTAGCGCTCGGTCACGGATGTTTTGCGTGCGGCGCTGCGCATGTTCGCCCTGAATCGGTGTCGCCGTG
This region of Dermatophilus congolensis genomic DNA includes:
- a CDS encoding MFS transporter, which produces MLRVLTHRTYAKLFSAHVIALVGTGLLTVALGLLAFDIGGGNAGLIMGTAMTIKMGAYVFVSPIATAFVSRLPRKPVLIGAEITRAAVALCLPFVTEAWQIYILIFLLQSASAAFTPTFSATIPAVLPDENEYTQALSLSRLAYDLESLISPILAAALLTITGFHNLFFGTFVGFIASAGLVITTHIPATAPSSIEKFHDRLTHGWRLFWSTAELRGLIGMNLVVAAVTPLVIVNTVVLVRAELGRPQHDVAVLLAAYGGGSMLIALSIPKLINRLTDRSIMLAGGISLLLLLIAAADAIAWTTHSAQWGALLLVWTLMGAATSAVLTPSARILRRNSTDENRAAVFAAQFSLSHACFLFTYPLAGALGTGAGVSTTALTLVPLGLIGVLTAAGMWMSSSVAKLAAS